One Pseudomonas sp. HOU2 genomic window carries:
- the fdx gene encoding ISC system 2Fe-2S type ferredoxin produces the protein MPQVIFLPHEKFCPEGMVVEAEPGTSILDLAHEHHIEMESACGGVCACTTCHCIIREGFDSLEEADELEEDFLDRAWGLEAQSRLACQAIVGEEDITVEIPKYSLNHAAEAPH, from the coding sequence ATGCCGCAGGTCATTTTTCTGCCCCACGAGAAGTTCTGCCCTGAAGGCATGGTGGTCGAGGCCGAACCCGGCACTTCGATTCTCGATCTGGCTCACGAACACCATATCGAGATGGAAAGTGCCTGCGGTGGCGTCTGCGCCTGCACCACTTGCCACTGCATCATCCGCGAGGGTTTCGACTCGCTGGAAGAGGCGGATGAGCTGGAAGAAGACTTCCTCGATCGCGCCTGGGGTCTGGAGGCGCAATCGCGTCTGGCCTGTCAGGCTATCGTTGGTGAAGAAGACATCACCGTCGAGATCCCGAAATATTCGCTTAACCATGCGGCCGAAGCGCCGCACTGA
- the ndk gene encoding nucleoside-diphosphate kinase produces MAVQRTFSIIKPDAVANGAAGEIVTRFEKAGLKVVASKMKQLSKAEAEGFYAEHKERGFFGDLVAFMISGPVVVQVLEGENAIARNRELMGATNPKEAAAGTIRADFAESIDANAVHGSDSEAAAAREISYFFAATEVTTR; encoded by the coding sequence ATGGCTGTTCAACGTACTTTCTCCATCATCAAGCCTGACGCCGTTGCTAACGGCGCTGCCGGCGAAATCGTTACCCGTTTCGAAAAGGCTGGTCTGAAAGTGGTTGCTTCGAAAATGAAGCAGCTGTCCAAAGCCGAAGCTGAAGGCTTCTACGCTGAGCACAAAGAGCGCGGTTTCTTCGGTGACCTGGTTGCTTTCATGATCTCCGGCCCGGTTGTTGTTCAGGTTCTGGAAGGCGAAAACGCTATCGCTCGCAACCGTGAGCTGATGGGCGCTACCAACCCTAAAGAAGCTGCTGCCGGCACCATCCGTGCTGACTTCGCTGAGTCGATCGACGCCAACGCCGTTCACGGTTCGGACTCCGAAGCCGCTGCTGCTCGCGAAATCTCGTACTTCTTCGCAGCTACTGAAGTAACCACTCGCTAA
- the hscA gene encoding Fe-S protein assembly chaperone HscA, translated as MALLQIAEPGQSPQPHQRRLAVGIDLGTTNSLVAALRSGLSEPLADAAGQVILPSAVRYHADRVEVGESAKLAASSDPLNTVLSVKRLMGRGLSDVKQLGEQLPYRFVGGESHMPFIDTVQGPKSPVEVSADILKVLRQRAEATLGGELVGAVITVPAYFDDAQRQATKDAAKLAGLNVLRLLNEPTAAAVAYGLDQHAEGLVAIYDLGGGTFDISILRLTGGVFEVLATGGDSALGGDDFDHAIAGWIIESAGLSADLDPGAQRNLLQTACAAKEALTDAASVEVAYGDWKAQLTREAFDALIEPMVARSLKACRRAVRDSGIELEDVHAVVMVGGSTRVPRVREAVAEAFGRQPLTEIDPDQVVAIGAAIQADTLAGNKRDGGELLLLDVIPLSLGLETMGGLMEKVIPRNTTIPVARAQDFTTYKDGQSAMAIHVLQGERELISDCRSLARFELRGIPAMVAGAAKIRVTFQVDADGLLSVSARELGSGVEASIQVKPSYGLTDGEIAKMLKDSFQHANDDKVARVLREQQVDAQRLIEAVQGALEADGERLLDAEERMVIELQMQELAELMKGTDGYAIEQQTKRLSQVTDAFAARRMDLTVKAALSGRNLNEIEDI; from the coding sequence ATGGCCCTACTGCAGATCGCCGAACCCGGCCAAAGTCCTCAACCGCACCAGCGTCGTCTGGCTGTGGGGATCGACTTGGGCACTACCAATTCGCTGGTCGCTGCGTTGCGCAGTGGTCTTTCCGAACCGCTGGCCGACGCTGCCGGGCAGGTCATCCTGCCGTCCGCCGTGCGTTATCACGCCGACCGCGTCGAGGTCGGCGAGTCGGCCAAACTGGCCGCGTCCTCCGATCCCTTGAACACCGTGCTGTCGGTCAAGCGCCTGATGGGCCGTGGTCTGTCCGACGTCAAGCAATTGGGCGAGCAACTGCCGTATCGCTTTGTCGGCGGCGAATCGCACATGCCGTTCATCGACACCGTGCAGGGCCCGAAAAGCCCGGTCGAAGTCTCCGCCGATATCCTCAAGGTGCTGCGTCAGCGTGCTGAAGCGACCCTGGGTGGCGAGCTGGTCGGTGCGGTGATCACTGTTCCGGCGTATTTCGACGATGCTCAGCGCCAGGCCACCAAAGACGCGGCGAAACTCGCCGGTCTGAACGTGCTGCGTCTGCTCAACGAGCCGACCGCTGCCGCTGTGGCTTATGGTCTGGATCAGCATGCCGAAGGGCTGGTGGCGATCTATGATCTGGGTGGCGGCACCTTCGATATTTCGATTCTGCGTCTGACTGGCGGTGTGTTCGAAGTGCTGGCCACCGGCGGCGACAGCGCGCTGGGCGGCGATGACTTCGATCACGCGATTGCCGGCTGGATCATCGAGAGCGCCGGTCTGTCCGCCGATCTCGACCCGGGCGCACAACGCAATTTGCTGCAAACCGCCTGCGCGGCCAAAGAAGCCCTGACCGATGCGGCCAGCGTCGAAGTCGCCTACGGTGACTGGAAAGCGCAACTGACCCGCGAAGCCTTCGATGCGCTGATCGAACCGATGGTCGCCCGCAGCCTGAAAGCCTGCCGCCGCGCCGTGCGTGATTCCGGTATCGAACTGGAAGACGTGCATGCCGTGGTCATGGTCGGTGGTTCGACCCGCGTTCCACGTGTACGCGAAGCCGTTGCCGAAGCCTTCGGTCGTCAGCCATTGACGGAAATCGACCCGGATCAAGTGGTGGCCATCGGGGCCGCGATCCAGGCGGATACGCTGGCTGGCAACAAGCGTGATGGCGGCGAACTGCTGCTGCTCGACGTGATTCCGCTGTCCCTGGGGCTGGAAACCATGGGCGGGCTGATGGAGAAGGTGATTCCGCGCAACACCACCATCCCGGTCGCCCGTGCGCAGGACTTCACTACGTATAAAGACGGCCAGTCGGCCATGGCGATCCATGTGCTGCAGGGCGAGCGCGAGCTGATCAGCGACTGCCGCTCCCTGGCGCGCTTTGAATTGCGCGGCATTCCGGCGATGGTGGCCGGTGCGGCGAAGATTCGCGTGACCTTCCAGGTCGATGCCGACGGTCTGCTCAGCGTGTCTGCCCGCGAACTGGGTTCAGGCGTTGAGGCGAGCATTCAGGTCAAGCCGTCCTACGGCCTGACCGACGGCGAAATCGCCAAGATGCTCAAGGACTCGTTCCAGCACGCCAATGACGACAAGGTCGCCCGTGTCCTGCGCGAGCAGCAAGTCGATGCCCAGCGCCTGATCGAAGCGGTGCAGGGTGCTCTGGAGGCCGATGGCGAGCGTTTGCTCGACGCCGAAGAGCGCATGGTCATCGAACTGCAGATGCAGGAACTGGCCGAACTGATGAAAGGCACCGATGGTTATGCCATCGAGCAGCAGACCAAGCGTCTGTCGCAAGTGACCGATGCTTTTGCTGCCCGCCGCATGGATCTGACGGTGAAAGCCGCTCTGTCGGGGCGCAATCTGAATGAAATCGAGGATATCTGA
- the rlmN gene encoding 23S rRNA (adenine(2503)-C(2))-methyltransferase RlmN gives MTTSTVKTNLLGLTQPEMEKFFDSIGEKRFRAGQVMKWIHHFGVDDFDAMTNVSKALRDKLKAIAEVRGPEVVSEDISSDGTRKWVVRVASGSCVETVYIPQGKRGTLCVSSQAGCALDCSFCSTGKQGFNSNLTAAEVIGQVWIANKSFGSVPATIDRAITNVVMMGMGEPLLNFDNVVAAMHLMMDDLGYGISKRRVTLSTSGVVPMIDELAKHIDVSLALSLHAPNDALRNQLVPINKKYPLKMLLESCQRYMSALGEKRVLTIEYTLLKDVNDKLEHAVEMIELLKDIPCKINLIPFNPFPHSGYERPSNNAIRRFQDQLHQAGFNVTVRTTRGEDIDAACGQLVGQVLDRTRRSERYIAVRELSADSDLAQNAANTN, from the coding sequence ATGACTACATCGACTGTTAAAACAAACCTGCTGGGTCTGACCCAGCCGGAAATGGAAAAATTCTTCGACTCAATCGGGGAGAAGCGTTTCCGTGCCGGTCAGGTAATGAAATGGATTCACCACTTTGGCGTCGATGATTTCGACGCCATGACGAACGTCAGCAAGGCCTTGCGCGACAAGCTCAAGGCTATTGCTGAGGTCCGTGGTCCCGAAGTGGTCAGCGAGGACATCTCCAGCGACGGCACCCGCAAGTGGGTGGTGCGCGTGGCGTCCGGCAGCTGTGTCGAGACCGTGTACATTCCCCAGGGCAAACGCGGCACGCTGTGCGTTTCGTCCCAGGCAGGCTGTGCCCTGGACTGCAGTTTCTGCTCCACCGGCAAGCAAGGCTTCAACAGCAACCTCACCGCCGCCGAAGTCATCGGTCAGGTGTGGATTGCCAACAAATCCTTCGGCAGTGTTCCCGCCACCATCGACCGCGCCATCACCAACGTGGTGATGATGGGTATGGGCGAACCGCTGCTGAACTTCGACAACGTCGTGGCCGCCATGCATCTGATGATGGATGACCTGGGCTACGGGATCTCCAAGCGCCGCGTGACCCTGTCCACTTCGGGCGTGGTGCCGATGATCGATGAGCTGGCCAAGCACATCGACGTCTCCCTGGCGTTGTCCCTGCACGCACCGAATGACGCATTGCGTAACCAATTGGTGCCGATCAACAAGAAATATCCGCTTAAGATGCTGCTCGAGTCGTGCCAGCGCTACATGTCCGCCCTGGGCGAGAAACGTGTGCTGACCATCGAGTACACCTTGCTCAAGGACGTCAATGACAAGCTTGAGCATGCGGTGGAAATGATCGAGCTGCTCAAAGACATTCCGTGCAAGATCAACCTGATTCCGTTCAACCCGTTCCCGCATTCCGGTTACGAGCGGCCGAGCAACAACGCCATTCGTCGGTTCCAGGATCAGTTGCATCAGGCCGGTTTCAACGTCACTGTGCGCACCACCCGTGGTGAGGACATCGACGCGGCATGCGGTCAATTGGTAGGGCAGGTGCTGGATCGCACCCGTCGCAGCGAACGTTACATCGCCGTGCGCGAGTTGAGCGCCGACAGCGATCTGGCACAGAACGCCGCGAACACTAACTAA
- the iscX gene encoding Fe-S cluster assembly protein IscX — protein MSYGWNDVQRIAEELAEAHAGVDPYSVGFVRLQQMILDLPDFDSTSGRVGEKVLEAVQELWAKELD, from the coding sequence ATGAGCTACGGTTGGAATGATGTTCAACGTATTGCAGAAGAACTGGCTGAGGCCCACGCCGGCGTCGATCCGTACTCTGTGGGTTTTGTCCGTCTGCAGCAGATGATCCTGGATCTGCCTGACTTTGATAGCACTTCTGGCCGTGTCGGCGAGAAGGTGCTGGAAGCGGTTCAGGAGCTCTGGGCCAAAGAATTGGACTGA